AATATGCTCTCTCACGTCCCGACTACCGACGCAATTGATGAACAGGATTCGGCTTGGTTCTCTTCCGTCTGAGGGTCGGATCATGTGAGCATCGGTCGGGCCTGTTGGGTGGGTCATGCGGTCATATTCAAGACTTGTGACCACGTTTGGAAAGATCCCATACCCATATTCTCCATAATCAACGGGTTTGTACTCTTGAAAGCCACTCGCAAGAATGATTGAACCAACATTCAAGTCGATCAGTTTGTCCGTGTCGTCATACATGATGCAATCCTGTGGGCAGACCCCTGCACATGTTCCACAGCCAATGCATGCATCTCTGTCAATAGTGGCGATCAATGGGATCTGTTGGGGGAAGTTCATGTAGATCGCTTTTCGGAGCGAGAGACCGAAATTGTATTCATCCGGCACCTCTACAGGGCATGAGCGAATACACATCTGGCAGCCAGTACATTTGTCCTCATTGACATAGCGCGCCTTCTTTCGGATCGTCACGGTAAAGTTTCCCTTTGACCCCCTGACCTTCTCGACAGTTGATAGTGCGTGAATCGTGATGTTTGGATGCTTGCCGACGAATGAGGTGAGTGGAGTCATGACACAGGCGGAACATTCCAGAGCCGGGAATATTTTGTAGATGGCAACGTAGTTCCCTCCGATATTGACAGTCTTCTCGATCATATGGACATGGTATCCGCCATTGGCCAGATCGAGGGCGGCACTTATACCTGCCATACCACCACCGATGACAAGAACGTCAGTCGGTTTGGCCTTCGTCACGGTTTGCTCGGCTGACTGGGTGACCATTGGATTCAAGCTCCGAATGAGTACGACAAGGAAGAGAAAAGAATAGACGATATAACAGTTGTGAATGGGCGCACAACCGGCCTCATCCAGTATATTCTTTATTGGTTCTGGTCCTGCGCGCCTGTGAATCACCGTGCAGACTTTTGTAGACCTTACCGTTCGACTTGGCCTATTCTATGTCTTCATTGTGTTTGGTGTATTGATTGCTCGTTTCTATCATCGGTCTGATGATCTGAATCGATTTATCACCAACGTTCTCATCTATCTGCTGCTCCCCCCGCTCTTCATCAAGACCTTTCTCGGAGCCACTCTGGACGTTCTCACCGAGATGCCGACCATTATTGTGATGACCTTGGTCATGCATGTTCTTGGACTCTCGTTGCTTCTGCTCTTTTACAGAGGTCGTGTGCAAGATACACGCAAGAAAGGTGCTCACCTCCTCTGTGTCACCTTCAATAATGGTATTTTTCTACCAATTCCTCTTGCTCTGATCTTCATCGGCGAGACGAGCATCCCGATTATTGCTATCTTCTCCATCACCCAGATGCTCCTCTTTGCTACACTGGCCACACTAATCGGTGTTCGTTATAGCGATACTGCACCAGACTGGCCTGCGACAATTAAGCGAACATTGACCTTCCCCCCACTATTGGCAGCCATCATGGGAATGATCCTCATGCTGCTGGGCGTTCAGATGCCAAGCTCACTGGAACCAATTCTGGCGGTCAATAGCATGGTCACAACATATAGTGCGTTGTTCGTAGTAGGACTCGGGCTCGGTTCGAATCTCACCTTGACCGATATTAAGAGTGCAATTCCTCCAATAACAATCAGGCAGGCCATAGTCCCTCTTATTATAGCGCTTCTTCTCCTACTGATCGCACCACCACTAGTGACCGGACAAGTGCTTCTTCTTGAAGCGATGATGCCTCCGGCGGTCATTACGGTCGTCTTTGCAACAGCATTAAAACTGGACTCAGAAGCGGCAGCCACCGTTGTCACAATCGGGACTATTCTTCTTCTCCCTGTCATACCTCTCTTCTGGTTCTTTCTCGCATGAGCAAGTGTGCTGTGTCTTGATGTGAAATCATATAACTACGGTTGACCGTTAATTTGGTGTTGGTGCCTATCTTGACCGATGAGGATAATCCCGAAACCACTCATAATCCCGAGGAGATCAGACGTTCTCTCGATGCTATTGTTGCCAAGCTCGAACCCACACCCGAGTCGAGTGGTGGCTGGGGGGCGGTCATGGCAGAGCACCGTGAAGAGTGGGAGCGTCTCAAGGCGCAGATCCATGAGCGACAGACGGACCTGAAAGCGTTAGTCAAGGAAAAAAAGGCGGGTACTATCTCGTCGGAAGAGTTTGAGAAACGGTACCGTTCGATTCAGGACGAGCTTACTGCCCTAGAGTTCCAGGTGTACAATCTACGACTGGGCACCGATGTCTCATTATGAGAGTGGTTTACTCTTCTCTTGCACGTTGTACGAGAATGACGCCTTCCACAATCGAAACGACTGCGAGCATTCCTGCAATGACCAGCAACACAATGACGGTTGTGCCGCTATTTGATCCATCCTTGCTAGATGTCAGTCCTTCTACTAAGATACCAAGATCGTACGACATGAGAGTCGAATAATCTGCAGTCCCTGTGAACACCGCCCTCCACCAGACGATAGTGGCGCCTGTGTCTTGAGCAAGCTGTTCTGCAAACTGTCCTCCGGCCTGCAAGTCTCCGACATCGGATCCAAGAATGATGTTGATTGATCCATTCTGAAGTGCTTGTTGCACCTCGACCAGTCGAGAGCCTGAGAGAAAGATATTCCCTCCCTCTTGTAGGACTGCCTCTACTGTGATGCCAAACGCCTCTGCAATATATGCCTCTGCGGGGAAGACGACAACCGCATGAAGGCTTGCAAGATTATGTTCAGTGTCCGCCTCGGCAATAAAGTCCTGAAGATTTTTCACACTCTTGACGAACGAATTGAAGTTTGACAGCCATTGGTCAGAATGAGTGGGTTTCATGTCGGTCAGAGTTGCTCTTGTGGCGTTTGCTATTGCAATCGCATTCTTTGGAAGAAGCCAGTATCCATGCGGATTCTTAAAGTCAGTATCGCTCTTTCCCGGAAATTGAGAGAGGGCGGCTCCATAGTCTTCATAGTCCTCCAGGGTGATATACGGGGTGTCTACTTGGGCGGCGATGTCCTGTTCCCATGAGAAGTGTCCCGTGAACACAAGCAGATCTGCATCTTTGGCCGCCTGAATGATTTGTGGTGTGGGTGAAAACGCATGAGGTTCTACTCCCTCTGGAAGGAGCACGGTGGTTTCAACAAGATCGCCTCCCACTTCATCTACTAGGCTTCCAAAGGGAGTGATCGATGTTGCGATCTTGATGACCGGTCCGGTCTGTGCTGAAACGAGCGGAACAAGTGCTAGGATATTCAATGATAGAAGTATGAATATTGGAATGACTGACTTCCGACTATGCACGGTTGTGCCTCCTTCAACGTAATCATTATTAACAAATTAGCAGTAGTTAATAACGTTATTAACATCGCCACGGAAATTATTAAGAATTTCGAAGTGGCACTTTAGAATGTGCGCCTGATGAGGTGATGGTGTGACAATAGTTGCAGTATCAATGCATGACTCGGATCTCGAACAGTTAGAACGGTTGCAGAAAATTGGTGGTTTTCCGAGCAGGTCCGAAGTTGTCCGTGCGGCAATTCAATCACTGCTCTCTGAGTATCATGTCATTGAGACCCTTGAGGGTGATGTCACACTAATAGCCACTATTCTGTATTCCGAACGTAAGTCTGAGGGTTGCAGCAGAGCACAGCACAAGCATGGTCATCTCTTATCGGCTCTCATGCATGCCCATTCAACGACGGGTGACTGCATGGACATCATGGTTGTGAAGGGAAGTTCTGATGAGATTCGCACGTTCTTACGTGAATTGCGTAATGAGCGATGTGTGACAAGGGTGCTCGTTAATGTTGTGGAGGCATAGACCTTGGAACAGACATTACTTGAGGCACGAAACCTATCTGTGCGCTATCCTCAAGGAGAGGTTGCGCTCTACAATGTGACGTTCTCTATCAAAGCGCCTACATTTATGGCCATCATTGGCCCCAATGGGTCTGGTAAGAGCACGCTCCTAAAGACGGCTCTCGGGCTCTTGCGGCCAACACTTGGTAGTATCAGTCTTCTGGGATATGACTCAGTACGTGATGTGGCGGCGATCCGTAAGCTGGTACGGTATGTACCTCAACGTGACCGGATCGAGCTCACAGTTCCAATCAAGGTCAAAGACATTGCTCTGATGGGCCGACTCCTCAAGAAGCGTCCTCCACGGATGGCATCACGTAAAGACAAGAAGCTTGCACGTGAGGCACTTGAGCGTGTTGCAATGGATGAGTTCTGGGACCATCCATTTAACGAGTTGTCCGGAGGGCAACGCCAACGAGTCCTTGTGGCGAGAGCCTTAGCCAGTGAGGGTCCGGTTCTCATGTTGGATGAGCCATTCTCAGGTACGGATATCGAGAGCCAGCAGCTGATAGTGGATGCTCTACATGACTACCACGCTCACAATGAGGTGAGCATCATTATGGTCACACATGACCTGAATCCTATCCACACGCTTGTTCATGATGTTCTCCTATTGAAGAAGACCGTTGTAGGTCTTGGAGAACCTTGCCAGATGATGGAGCCTGACCTGTTAGAGAAGCTCTACGGTCCTGGTGCAAAGATCGTCGAATATGGCGGCCACAAATACTGCATGACCAAAGATACAGGAGTCGATCGGCATGATTGAGGAGATTCTTCAGTTTCTAACATCCGGGATAGTGCTACGTGCCCTGATTGGTGTTGTTCTGATTGCACTTGTTGCCTCTACAAGTGGAACCTTTCTCGTCTTCAGAGGGCTGTCCTTTATGACTTCCGGTGTTGCCCATGCGGCCCTTGGAGGTGCTGCACTCGGCCTGTTTCTTCAATACTCGGGAATTGCGCCCTGGTTTGACCCCATTCTTGGAGCGCTATTGTTTAGCGTCTTTGTGGCAGTAGTGACAGGGTATGCTGGTGAGACCGGGCTATCTCAGAAGATGGAAGTGGCAATTGGTGTATCCTTTGCTCTCTCCATGAGTATCGCGGTCTTCTTGATGTACTATATTCCTCCCACTCAAGTCCCCCAGATCTGGGGGTATCTCATTGGTGATATCCTCCTTCTTGATAATCTTGATATAATCCTCTTGGCCGGGACCGCAGTGTTCCTTATTCTCATCACGCTTCTATTTCACAAGGAGTTTGTCTATGTCAGTGTGGACATGGAGGGATCACTTGCTCACGGTCTCAACGCGCGTGCATATCACTACCTCATGCTCATTTCTTCAGCTCTCGCTATCGCATTTGCGACGAAGGCTGTTGGCGCGATTCTTGTCTATGCTATTCTCGTAGCCCCCGCAGCAGCATCAAATGAAGTGGCGCACTCTGTAAAAGGGGTCATGCTCTCGGTCTTTGGTATTGCGCTCCTGTCAGAATTGGCTGGGCTTGGCGCCTCCTTCTCGTTCCATGCATCTCCCAGTGCAATTGCAGGGATTATAGCTGCGCTGTCCTATGTTGTTGCAATCCAGATCAAAAAGATGCGTGAGCGTGTAGACGATGGGGATCTTGAGGAACTTCTCAAGGCCGAGCTTGCAGGGACCATGGACGACTCGTTGAGCATTGACGGTCACGAATGATGATGATGAGTCGAATGTTGAACCGTCGGTATCTTTAAGTAAGGCACATAAGGAGAATCGCGCATAGGTCGGTGAGAACCGGATGAGTCACAATATGCCTGACAAGAGCGACCTGACACGGTCAAATATCATTACACTATTCCTGACTGTAATCCTATTAGTTGTGGCAATTCTTCTTTGGATGTGGTCAGCACCGGATGTCATTGATACCAGCCCAATTGGGGCGCTTAATAACTTCAACCCATTTGTTACGTTTGTCGTTGAGATTCTAATCATGACTGGCGTGTTCATCTTTGCCACGGTCACGGTCATCAATCTCAGGCTTCAACTCACCAGTGTCCGTGCTGGGTGGTTGGAAGTGATCATAATGTTCATTGTGATCGTTGCGATTTCATGGGCGACATTTGGTGTGAATGCAGCAGGCGCAACAGCCATTCTATCCCTTGGATTCATTGCCTATTTATATCTCCTTCAGGAATAGATTGGGCAGCCATGCCAACTACTGTGGTAGTTGGCGCATCGATAACCTTATTTGGTTCGTCCAGAGTTGCACCTATTGAGTACCAGGGCAAAGAACTCTGGAATATGATTACTACATTCGTCCTCATCAGCCGACCTGAACTGTCAGATTGTTCCCCAATTTGAGGTTCTGACTTCCGGTGGGTGTTATGAAGACTATTTGGAGGATTCACTGTGTTTGGGATAAGTGGTGCGGGTTATGATATGAGCACTAGCATCTTCAGCCCCGATGGTCGAATATTCGCCGCTGAGTATGCAAAGAAGGCTGTAGAACAGGGTGCCACCTCAATTGGTGTGCTCGCTAAAAATGGTGTTGTACTTCTTGCGGAAAAGAAGCTGCTTCCTCTACAGGAACCCGACAGTATCGAGAAGATCTCACAGATAGACACTCACATTGGAGTTGCAACCTCTGGTCTGATGGCTGATGCAAGGAAACTAATTCAGGATGCTCGTGTGAAGGCTCAGTCCTTTTGGCTGACCTATGAGGAACCTATTCCTGGTGAGGCCCTCGCAGAATATATCTGTGATATCAAAGCACAGTTCACGCAGAGGGGCGGCGCACGACCTTATGGTGTGGCCATGATCTTTGGCTCAATCGATTACGAGGGGATCCCACGACTCTATGTCACGGATCCGGTTGGGACCTCCTTTGGTTTTCTTGCTGCTGTAATTGGGCGAGGAACTCCTCGGGCAGGTGAATACCTTGAGAAGCACTACAAGAAGAACCTCTTACTGGATAAGGCTATTGCATTGGCAGTAGAGGCGTTGCGTAGTGCAAGTGGCGACGAGATTGCACCCGAATCAGTAGAGATAGCACGTATCCCGGTAAAGACCGCCACATTTGAGCGACTCTCACGTGAAGAAATAGAGAGTTTCTTGGCAACCGGAAAACCACCTGCTAATAATACATAGATAGGAGATGCGCCAAACATGATGGGATCAGGTAGAAAATCGGGCGATAAATGGCTGGATCTTGATGCAGTCGTTGTAGGAATGAAAAAGGGTCATCTTCGCTTTGAAGTGTTTGTGGACCCTGACTTGGCATTTCGTTATCGACGCGGAGAGGATGTTCCTCTCGAATCAATATTGAAGAGCTACGATCTCTATGAAGATGCACGGCGTGGTGAACGCGCCTCAGAAGAGATTGCCGAAGACCTGTTTGGTACCGATGATGTCTTTGAGATTGCAAAAGAGATAATCAAACATGGTGAGTTCAAATTAACTCTTGAACAACGTAATCAAATGGTCAAAGAGAAGACCGAGGCGATCATCCATAACATCTCAAAGCGTGCAATGAATCCACAGACCGGTCACCCACATCCTCCTGACCGAATCCGTCAGGCGATGGAAGAGGCAAAGGTGCATGTTGATCCATTTCTCAGTGTGGACGAACAGGTTCCCACTGTGGTCAAGTCGTTACGAGTGATTCTTCCGATCTCCTTTGAGAGTGTAAAACTACGAGTCATGATTCCTGCCAGCTTCTCGGGTAAGGGATATAATATGGTGGCACAGACTGGAGTCATTAAGACCGAGACTTGGAACCCTGATGGTTCATGGACTGGAGTAGTTGAAGTTCCTGCATCGAAACGACAAGAACTCTATGACGAGCTCAATCGACTGACAAAGGGACAGGTTCGGATCGAGGTTGAGAGATAACGAGTGTAGTATCACGATCATAATTCAATTAAATAAATACGAGGGAATAAATTGGCTGGAATCTATTTTCAGAAACGGGAACTAGTGGTTCCAGGGCAGCTGCTTGCAGAGGGTCGCTACAGGCCCTCGATCGGCACCTATAGCCGAGGCGAGCGGATCTATTCGTCCCTAGTGGGACTTGCAGAGCTGCGCGGAAACACAGTCAAAGTGGTGCCTCTTGAGGGTGTATACATACCCCGCGAGGGCGACCTTGTCATCGGGACCATTCAAATGGTGTCCGGTAACAATTGGAAGGTCGATATTGGTGGACCATATCAGGCATCACTTCATGCGAACAATGCTTTGAGACGGCCGTACGATGACGACATCTCGCGCTATATGACTATTGGAGACGTTATAGCCGCAGAGGTCATTGCGTTTGATAGAAATACTGGGCCCTTCCTGACAATGAAGGGAAGAGGTCTCAAGAAGCTCATTGATGGAATGATTCTTGAGGTGAGCCCTGCAAAGGTCCCACGCATCATTGGCCGAAGAGGTTCTATGATTTCTATGATCAAGAACCGTCTACGCATTCAGACAGTAGTTGGACAGAACGGGCGTATCTGGATACGCGCACCTGACACTCCGACATTGCGCCTTGCAATTAAGGCGTTCAAAATGATCGAAGACCAAGCCCATACTTCAAAATTGACTGATCGAGTCAGTGCAATGTTGGATGAAGAACTTGCAAAGATCGGGGGCGAGGAAGCGCCTGTGGAACAACCGGAAACAGAACAAATTGAGAGTGTTGAAGATAACACTGAAGAAAAGGAGGACGTGAGAAAAGATGAGTCCTGAAACAAAGCCTGATTTTCTGATCAACCCTGAGGGGCTTCGGATAGACGGGCGAAGACTAGATGAATTACGCCCCATTGAGCTTGAAGTGGGTGTACTAAAGACCGCTGATGGGTCGGCGTCCATTAAACAGGGAAAGACCCACATCATTGCAGCAGTATATGGACCACGGGAATTACATCCGCGGCATCTATCACTGAATGACAAGGCCTATCTGCGATGTGTCTACAGAATGGCAACCTTCTCTGTACCTGATAGAAAACGCCCTGCACCATCACGCCGAGAACGTGAGATCTCTATGGTGATCGCTAATGCATTAGAACCTGCACTGTTCCTTGAGGACTTTCCACGAGCAGTCGTTGATGTGTTCATTCAAGTGATACAGGCTGATGGAGGTACTCGCTGTGCAGCCATCAATGCAGCATCTCTAGCTCTTGCTGATGCTGGAATCCCCATGAGGACGTTGGTGCCTGCTGTGGCTGTCGGTAAGGCTGATGGCCATCTGATTGTGGATCTTGGTGACATGGAAGACAAGTACGGTCAGGGTGACGTGCCCATGGCAGTCCTTCCATCAACTGACGAGATCACCCTGCTTCAACAGGATGGTTCCTTTACCAAGGAGGAACTCGTGGAAGCCATGCAGATGGGGATCAATGCCTGCAAATATCTACACGAGCTTCAGAAGGAGGCACTCAAACGCGCCTATCAGAAGAGGACCCCTGAAGTTGCTCTTGATGACGAAGAAGACGATTACGAGGACGACCTCGAGACCGACCTTGGCGAGTCTGACTTACCGGAGGATGAGGCATAATGGGAGACTTTAGTGCAGAAACAATCAGTCATATTGATCGTAAGTACATTCAAGATCTTCTTGACAAAGGGGATCGTGCAGATGGGCGTGCCTTTGATGAGTATCGTGACATCGAGATTGATGTTGGAGTGGTAGCGGCTAAGGCTGAAGGTTCTGCGATTGCTCGTATCGGTGATACACGAGTGATTGCGGGAGTGAAAGTGCTCACTGGTGAACCATACCCTGACACTCCTGATGAGGGTGTGACCATGGTCACCGCCGAGATGGCACCAATTGCTTCTCCGCTCTTTGAGCTTGGCCCTCCAAAGGAGGACGCTATCGAGCTCGCACGTGTTGTGGATCGTGGTGTTCGTGAGTCTGAGACCGTTGATGTCAAGGGTCTTTGTATCGAGCCCGGTAAGAAGGTCTACATGGTCTTTTGCGATCTATACACACTGGAATACGATGGTAATCTCATCGATGCCTGTTCACTTGCTGCAAATGCGGCCCTGTTGAACACGCGCTTCCCTGAGATGAAGCTGGAAGACGATACCCTAGTAGCAACTGGTAACGAACTGACCCTTCCCATCAAGAACATTGCATTAGAGAGTACAGTTGCCAAGATCGGTGAGCATCTGGTCATTGACCCACTCCTCAAGGAGGAAATGGTTCAAGACTGCCGCTTGACCATGGCGATTGACATCAATGACCACTTTACTGCTATGCAGAAGGGTGGTGGCTCTGGTCCTATCTCATTGGCCCAGATCGAGCATGCAATGGACATGGCCCTTGATAGATCTAAGGACCTCCGAAAGATTCTGTTCGAGGCCACGGGTCGTACGATCTAAGCAATTCTATACTACTGGTGCCTTGGTATTGCCAAGGCATCCCCGAACTTTTTTTGTGACCAACAGATACGCTAATAAGTGAAACAGAGGGGCGACTGTTAGACTCCGGCAGACCCTTGATAACTCGCACGGGGTCAAATATAGTAAAGGAGACCGTTAATTTGGCAGGAACCAAAAAAGTTGGCAGCACTGGACGATTCGGACCTAGATATGGTGCTAAACTGCGCCGTCGAGTTTTAGATATCGAGAAAAAGCGGGCCGAACCACATAGATGTCCATCCTGTGCAACAAAGGGCTCGTTGAAGCGAAAGGCTGCTGGTCTCTGGGTCTGCAAGAAGTGTGGTACAGTCTTTGCCGGAGGTGCATATGTGCCTTATACTGATGCTGGAAAGGCGGCCAAACGCGCTATTGCACAGCGTGTATCAGATAGTCTTCTCTCCCTTCGTGATGAAACGGAGGAGGCTGTGACGGTCACTCCCTCCAGTGAGGCGGCAGTGGATTCCGTGGCCTCTTCAGAACCCCTCCCAGAGAGTGAGACCTTCACCTCTGAGGAAGAATAGTGACGAGCAGAATTGACTTGCTACTCATCACCACTTCACGGCGCACCAATAACCGGGTACGCACATTCATTCGTGATCTCAGCACAGTCTTACCCGGGAGTGAGCGTTTTAATCGCGGTGGCATGAGTCTAGAGGAATTGCGAGCCCGTATTGCATCCTCTGGGTGCAAGGCTGCATTTGTCATCACGCACTATAAGGGTAATCCTGGTGATATTCTCGTTTACGACCCTCAAGGTGCTGAGAGATTACGAATTCGACTCGAGAGTGCAGTCTTACGTCGAGAGGTTTTACCAGGCGTCAAAATCAGAGTGCATGATGTTCGAAGTGTGACCATTGCTCCGGGCTCTTCGGAGCGTACAAGTTTGCTTGGACGGGAGATTGCCTCTTTATTGGACAAGGAATTAATAGAGGTCGAGTCAGTTGTACCACTTGGCGCAGATGGTGCACATAGAGTTGATATCCGCTTTTCCGATTTCAGCCCGGATAAGACACTATGGACGCATTTTCATGCAGCTGATGGGATCGAGATTGGTCCACGAATGAGAATTAAATCGGTCAGGTGGTGGTCTAAGAATGAATAGCGGAATACTCAATGGTGGGGCCTCCTTTGAGATCGATGTTGAATCCGCCGAGATGGCGCAGATGCTCTATACAGCACTGCTTCCCGAGACCAAGTCTGCTCCCTCCGACCGAGCAAAGACCCAGTTAGTCGTACGTGGATCCGTTCTTGCCTTGGAGATAACCGCCGGTGATCTTACAGCTCTCCGTGCAGCATCTAATTCTTTTCTCTCATGGGTTTCAAGCTGTCTTCGCGCAATGGAATCGGTCAGAGGCCAAAAGTCTTAAGTCAAGCCCCAAGAGGCGCAGTCAGGCTGTCCGCACTTCTTGGAGTATGATCAAT
This Candidatus Thorarchaeota archaeon DNA region includes the following protein-coding sequences:
- a CDS encoding exosome complex exonuclease Rrp41, with amino-acid sequence MSPETKPDFLINPEGLRIDGRRLDELRPIELEVGVLKTADGSASIKQGKTHIIAAVYGPRELHPRHLSLNDKAYLRCVYRMATFSVPDRKRPAPSRREREISMVIANALEPALFLEDFPRAVVDVFIQVIQADGGTRCAAINAASLALADAGIPMRTLVPAVAVGKADGHLIVDLGDMEDKYGQGDVPMAVLPSTDEITLLQQDGSFTKEELVEAMQMGINACKYLHELQKEALKRAYQKRTPEVALDDEEDDYEDDLETDLGESDLPEDEA
- a CDS encoding exosome complex protein Rrp4, whose protein sequence is MAGIYFQKRELVVPGQLLAEGRYRPSIGTYSRGERIYSSLVGLAELRGNTVKVVPLEGVYIPREGDLVIGTIQMVSGNNWKVDIGGPYQASLHANNALRRPYDDDISRYMTIGDVIAAEVIAFDRNTGPFLTMKGRGLKKLIDGMILEVSPAKVPRIIGRRGSMISMIKNRLRIQTVVGQNGRIWIRAPDTPTLRLAIKAFKMIEDQAHTSKLTDRVSAMLDEELAKIGGEEAPVEQPETEQIESVEDNTEEKEDVRKDES
- a CDS encoding metal ABC transporter substrate-binding protein, yielding MHSRKSVIPIFILLSLNILALVPLVSAQTGPVIKIATSITPFGSLVDEVGGDLVETTVLLPEGVEPHAFSPTPQIIQAAKDADLLVFTGHFSWEQDIAAQVDTPYITLEDYEDYGAALSQFPGKSDTDFKNPHGYWLLPKNAIAIANATRATLTDMKPTHSDQWLSNFNSFVKSVKNLQDFIAEADTEHNLASLHAVVVFPAEAYIAEAFGITVEAVLQEGGNIFLSGSRLVEVQQALQNGSINIILGSDVGDLQAGGQFAEQLAQDTGATIVWWRAVFTGTADYSTLMSYDLGILVEGLTSSKDGSNSGTTVIVLLVIAGMLAVVSIVEGVILVQRAREE
- a CDS encoding CTAG/PCC1 family protein → MNSGILNGGASFEIDVESAEMAQMLYTALLPETKSAPSDRAKTQLVVRGSVLALEITAGDLTALRAASNSFLSWVSSCLRAMESVRGQKS
- a CDS encoding CopG family ribbon-helix-helix protein, with the protein product MTIVAVSMHDSDLEQLERLQKIGGFPSRSEVVRAAIQSLLSEYHVIETLEGDVTLIATILYSERKSEGCSRAQHKHGHLLSALMHAHSTTGDCMDIMVVKGSSDEIRTFLRELRNERCVTRVLVNVVEA
- a CDS encoding metal ABC transporter ATP-binding protein, which encodes MEQTLLEARNLSVRYPQGEVALYNVTFSIKAPTFMAIIGPNGSGKSTLLKTALGLLRPTLGSISLLGYDSVRDVAAIRKLVRYVPQRDRIELTVPIKVKDIALMGRLLKKRPPRMASRKDKKLAREALERVAMDEFWDHPFNELSGGQRQRVLVARALASEGPVLMLDEPFSGTDIESQQLIVDALHDYHAHNEVSIIMVTHDLNPIHTLVHDVLLLKKTVVGLGEPCQMMEPDLLEKLYGPGAKIVEYGGHKYCMTKDTGVDRHD
- a CDS encoding AEC family transporter — its product is MQTFVDLTVRLGLFYVFIVFGVLIARFYHRSDDLNRFITNVLIYLLLPPLFIKTFLGATLDVLTEMPTIIVMTLVMHVLGLSLLLLFYRGRVQDTRKKGAHLLCVTFNNGIFLPIPLALIFIGETSIPIIAIFSITQMLLFATLATLIGVRYSDTAPDWPATIKRTLTFPPLLAAIMGMILMLLGVQMPSSLEPILAVNSMVTTYSALFVVGLGLGSNLTLTDIKSAIPPITIRQAIVPLIIALLLLLIAPPLVTGQVLLLEAMMPPAVITVVFATALKLDSEAAATVVTIGTILLLPVIPLFWFFLA
- a CDS encoding metal ABC transporter permease codes for the protein MIEEILQFLTSGIVLRALIGVVLIALVASTSGTFLVFRGLSFMTSGVAHAALGGAALGLFLQYSGIAPWFDPILGALLFSVFVAVVTGYAGETGLSQKMEVAIGVSFALSMSIAVFLMYYIPPTQVPQIWGYLIGDILLLDNLDIILLAGTAVFLILITLLFHKEFVYVSVDMEGSLAHGLNARAYHYLMLISSALAIAFATKAVGAILVYAILVAPAAASNEVAHSVKGVMLSVFGIALLSELAGLGASFSFHASPSAIAGIIAALSYVVAIQIKKMRERVDDGDLEELLKAELAGTMDDSLSIDGHE
- a CDS encoding archaeal proteasome endopeptidase complex subunit alpha, which codes for MFGISGAGYDMSTSIFSPDGRIFAAEYAKKAVEQGATSIGVLAKNGVVLLAEKKLLPLQEPDSIEKISQIDTHIGVATSGLMADARKLIQDARVKAQSFWLTYEEPIPGEALAEYICDIKAQFTQRGGARPYGVAMIFGSIDYEGIPRLYVTDPVGTSFGFLAAVIGRGTPRAGEYLEKHYKKNLLLDKAIALAVEALRSASGDEIAPESVEIARIPVKTATFERLSREEIESFLATGKPPANNT
- a CDS encoding exosome complex protein Rrp42, which encodes MGDFSAETISHIDRKYIQDLLDKGDRADGRAFDEYRDIEIDVGVVAAKAEGSAIARIGDTRVIAGVKVLTGEPYPDTPDEGVTMVTAEMAPIASPLFELGPPKEDAIELARVVDRGVRESETVDVKGLCIEPGKKVYMVFCDLYTLEYDGNLIDACSLAANAALLNTRFPEMKLEDDTLVATGNELTLPIKNIALESTVAKIGEHLVIDPLLKEEMVQDCRLTMAIDINDHFTAMQKGGGSGPISLAQIEHAMDMALDRSKDLRKILFEATGRTI
- a CDS encoding ribosome assembly factor SBDS; this encodes MMGSGRKSGDKWLDLDAVVVGMKKGHLRFEVFVDPDLAFRYRRGEDVPLESILKSYDLYEDARRGERASEEIAEDLFGTDDVFEIAKEIIKHGEFKLTLEQRNQMVKEKTEAIIHNISKRAMNPQTGHPHPPDRIRQAMEEAKVHVDPFLSVDEQVPTVVKSLRVILPISFESVKLRVMIPASFSGKGYNMVAQTGVIKTETWNPDGSWTGVVEVPASKRQELYDELNRLTKGQVRIEVER